AAGGTCAACTGAATGCGATGGCCCAGGACGGTCTGGAAGTGCCAGTAGCAGTAGATGTTACGGGGATAGTCCTCTGGATAGTTGGGACTTTGCAGCACTCCATACGACGTGGTGATTTCGAACTTGCAACGCGTCTCCGTGCAATTGTGTCCATTCTCGGCCAGCGTGTAGCCATTCCGGCAGCTGCACTGGTACGAACCGAAGGTATTCCGGCACCTGTGCTGGCAGCCACCGTTGTTAATGGAGCACTCATCCACATCTGCGGGATAAAAATATATCAGTAACCTCCCAAAGCTTTTCCTTATCCAGCATACCTATTACAAACTTGGCCACAAAACCACTCCGCTGCACCGTGCGATCCGAGTAGAACTCCAGCCGCAGGACACTCTGCTCGGAGTTCACCACCGGCGGCAGTTCGTGTCCACAATAGATGCCTATCTTCCTCAGCCGACTGTCCCTCAGCTTGGAGTAGATAATCAGATAGTCGTAGTTGCACTTGGTGTAATGGAACCGCGTGCCCTCCAAATCGAAGTGGGTGAAGTTCAGGAAGACAGCGTGGTTCGGTGGGGCAACCACCTCCCAAACGCACTGCTTGGAATTGGGATAGACATCCGGATACGAGGGCGAGAAGAGCGAACCATTCGACTTTGTGGCATCCACCACACCGCCGCAGGCATCCTCGCAGGTCTTGCCATTCGCCTGCAACTCGTAGCCCGCACGACAGCCGCACTGGAAGCTGCCCAAGGTATTGATGCACGTGTGCTGACACCCGTGATCCGTGAACTTGCACTCATCCACATCTAGCATTAAAGCGGCGGAGAAGCCCAGCTTTTGCACCGAGGCATCGGAGACGAATCGTATGTACATCTGATTGCTGCGGGTTCTGGGTGgttaaaattgattaatttaGTTGTTCAGCTTGCCTTTTAAACCAACTTACTTTATATTGGGCGGCAGTTTGTCCCCACAGAAGCGTCCTATCAGCCGGGAATCGCTGTGATTGCCATCCCTCACCTCCACATAGTCGTAGGCACAGCCATCGTGCTTCTCCAGCTCGAAGCTCTGGAACTTTAGGGCCACCTGGTGGTTATCCGGAGCTGTGATCCGCCACACGCACTCCTTGTCGGGCATGTAGTCCAGTGGATAGTTGGGCGAGTCTATGGACTGATCCCTGGTTAGCTGAATATCGCCACCACAGACCACTGTGAAAGTTAATTAAagattaatcaataaatagtTGTGGTTTAAAGAATAGCTAAAAACTCACCCTCGAATCTCGCCTTGAACCCCCGATAACCCTTGGCCGCATTCCGGTTCACATAGTTCAAGAGCATGCGACTCGTCGACGTGGTGATGACCTCGCCACTGGCATTTCCACAGAGGCGTCTAACCAGAGGCGATTTGTGCCAGTAGCCATCGCGGATCTCCAGGTAATCCTGCGAACAGTCCTCGGAGCTCATCAGATGCAGCTGTTGCAGATGCAGGATGACCTTCTCGCCATTGGTGGCCGTGATCCGCCACTCGCAATTCGTCAGCGAGGCGTCGAATTCAGAGTCTGGCGGGGATTCCTCGCCGGCATCTCCGCTGCCCTCGAATTCGGTGAGCAATCCATTGCCCGAGTACACAAAGTGTGGACTCACTATTTGCCCGGAGTTCTGCTGGTAAGTTCTTCCGCAGGAGGCGCATTTGTAGAGCAGATTGGCCTGGACAATATCGCCGCGACTGAGACGCCTTCGCTGACCCAGCTCCAAGTGGGTGCCCGGCGGAATGCCAATCGGTGTGATGGTGTCCAGGTAGGGACTCTTCGAGAACGAGTTCTTGGCATAGTGCATGATGGAGTTGAGATCGTAGGGCAGCAGCGGCAGGTCCACCTCCTCCGGCGACAGGACATCGAAGTTGTACTCCTGGCCCCGCATGATATTCGCCTTGTTGATCACGATATGCTTGTCCCTATCACCGCGGGCATGCTC
This portion of the Drosophila takahashii strain IR98-3 E-12201 chromosome 3R, DtakHiC1v2, whole genome shotgun sequence genome encodes:
- the tld gene encoding dorsal-ventral patterning protein tolloid — protein: MEGIRMKAKLFAFSVGALMMMVFMLDFAEGRRLSTLPESECDFDFKEQPEDFFGMLDSPQVPPKELDEPRDDSHQQGKDRQYSGRRRKQNKAGSRLPPPLLWTDDSVDVLQHSHSPIQNLDGKSIKRQRRAVTVRKERTWDYGVIPYEIDGIFSGAHKALFKQAMRHWENFTCIKFVERDASLHANYIYFTVKNCGCCSFLGKNGNGRQPISIGRNCEKFGIIIHELGHTIGFHHEHARGDRDKHIVINKANIMRGQEYNFDVLSPEEVDLPLLPYDLNSIMHYAKNSFSKSPYLDTITPIGIPPGTHLELGQRRRLSRGDIVQANLLYKCASCGRTYQQNSGQIVSPHFVYSGNGLLTEFEGSGDAGEESPPDSEFDASLTNCEWRITATNGEKVILHLQQLHLMSSEDCSQDYLEIRDGYWHKSPLVRRLCGNASGEVITTSTSRMLLNYVNRNAAKGYRGFKARFEVVCGGDIQLTRDQSIDSPNYPLDYMPDKECVWRITAPDNHQVALKFQSFELEKHDGCAYDYVEVRDGNHSDSRLIGRFCGDKLPPNIKTRSNQMYIRFVSDASVQKLGFSAALMLDVDECKFTDHGCQHTCINTLGSFQCGCRAGYELQANGKTCEDACGGVVDATKSNGSLFSPSYPDVYPNSKQCVWEVVAPPNHAVFLNFTHFDLEGTRFHYTKCNYDYLIIYSKLRDSRLRKIGIYCGHELPPVVNSEQSVLRLEFYSDRTVQRSGFVAKFVIDVDECSINNGGCQHRCRNTFGSYQCSCRNGYTLAENGHNCTETRCKFEITTSYGVLQSPNYPEDYPRNIYCYWHFQTVLGHRIQLTFHDFAVESHQECIYDYVAIYDGRSENSSTLGIYCGGREPYAVIASSNEMFMVLATDAGLQRKGFKATFVSECGGYLRATNHSQTFYSHPRYGSRPYKRNMYCDWRIQADPESSVKIRFLHFEIEYSERCDYDYLEVTEEGYSMNTIHGRFCGKHKPPVIVSNSDTLLLRFQTDESNSLRGFAIAFMAVDPPEDSAGEDFDAVTPFPGYLKSMYSSETGSEIQPLAHLLPPSRLM